Proteins from a genomic interval of Leifsonia shinshuensis:
- a CDS encoding MFS transporter: MPLSPLRFRLLVTSLLAVSFLGALDNTVVSTAIATVAGRLGALEHMSWIVVGYTLASTVLLPILGKLGDRIGPRAVFLSSVTVFVLASVACGFANGIVWLIVARVVQGMSSAGLQLMSQTIIAETTTPRQRPKFLAIIGAAFPIAILIGPVLGGIITDTWGWPWVFWINAPVGVAALALAIVAVPHLEPGRRGGFDVAGSIALTVGLVALVLAVAWVGDPAQAASAFVAFVVAAAALAVFFVVELRVTEPLVDLSHFADRTVATGTVISAIVGIGLFSITSYLPTYFQMAYRTSATVSGLVPIATVFGMLVSNLATGWLVSRTGHYRLYPLAGTVLGAAGLGAMALLPAGAPLWAPTLAMAVVGLGTGAFMSLIVAVVQSAVPRAETGSITASVNLVRQVGATVATALIGGLIGAGVAALLPAGLDAATLTPAIAHAQTPALQQEIARVYQGVFVPIFVALAATYLVGVVASILLPNRRLSDEPGALRGATTESIPA, translated from the coding sequence ATGCCGCTCTCGCCACTGAGGTTCCGCCTCCTCGTCACCTCCCTCCTCGCCGTCTCGTTCCTCGGGGCGCTCGACAACACCGTCGTGAGCACCGCGATCGCGACGGTCGCCGGCCGGCTCGGGGCGCTCGAGCACATGAGCTGGATCGTGGTCGGCTACACGCTCGCCAGCACCGTCCTGCTGCCGATCCTGGGCAAGCTGGGCGACCGGATCGGGCCGCGAGCCGTCTTCCTCAGCTCGGTGACGGTGTTCGTGCTCGCGTCCGTGGCCTGCGGCTTCGCGAACGGCATCGTCTGGCTGATCGTCGCGCGCGTCGTCCAGGGGATGAGCTCCGCCGGCCTCCAGCTCATGTCGCAGACGATCATCGCGGAGACCACCACACCGCGGCAGCGGCCCAAGTTCCTGGCGATCATCGGCGCGGCCTTCCCGATCGCGATCCTGATCGGCCCGGTCCTCGGCGGGATCATCACCGACACCTGGGGCTGGCCGTGGGTGTTCTGGATCAACGCCCCGGTCGGCGTCGCCGCACTGGCTCTCGCGATCGTCGCCGTCCCGCATCTCGAGCCCGGCCGGCGCGGCGGTTTCGACGTCGCCGGGTCGATCGCGCTCACCGTCGGGCTGGTGGCGCTCGTGCTCGCGGTCGCCTGGGTGGGCGATCCGGCGCAGGCGGCGTCCGCGTTCGTCGCGTTCGTCGTGGCGGCCGCCGCGCTCGCCGTGTTCTTCGTCGTGGAGCTCCGGGTCACCGAACCGCTCGTGGACCTCTCCCACTTCGCCGACCGCACGGTCGCGACCGGCACCGTCATCTCGGCGATCGTCGGCATCGGGCTATTCTCGATCACCTCCTACCTGCCCACCTACTTCCAGATGGCGTACCGGACGAGCGCGACCGTCTCCGGGCTGGTTCCGATCGCGACGGTGTTCGGGATGCTGGTCAGCAACCTCGCGACCGGCTGGCTGGTCAGCCGCACCGGCCACTACCGCCTCTACCCGCTGGCCGGCACGGTCCTCGGGGCCGCCGGCCTCGGCGCGATGGCGCTGCTGCCCGCGGGCGCCCCGCTCTGGGCGCCGACGCTCGCGATGGCCGTCGTCGGCCTCGGGACGGGCGCCTTCATGAGCCTGATCGTCGCGGTCGTGCAGAGCGCGGTTCCGCGCGCGGAGACGGGCTCGATCACGGCGAGCGTCAACCTGGTGCGCCAGGTCGGCGCGACCGTCGCCACGGCGCTGATCGGCGGTCTGATCGGCGCGGGCGTCGCCGCGCTGCTCCCGGCCGGGCTCGACGCCGCGACCCTGACACCTGCCATCGCCCACGCGCAGACCCCCGCGCTCCAGCAGGAGATCGCCCGGGTCTACCAGGGCGTCTTCGTCCCGATCTTCGTCGCGCTCGCGGCGACCTACCTCGTCGGGGTCGTCGCGTCGATCCTGCTGCCGAACCGCCGGCTGTCCGACGAGCCGGGCGCGCTGCGCGGCGCCACCACCGAGTCCATCCCCGCCTGA
- a CDS encoding peptidoglycan-binding protein — protein MNDDSAAEVQPASTEAPLSAEELAAESATPLPDKEVASILDLNADLNLGLGLVAPVDLGVAANANVAAPIEASAGANVLSAGSTAVAGADQAAGIHQGIAADAVANSHQVSNMAPAADTTTAPPQSTATPGTITDGNLLNVNINAAADAHIAAPINGAVAANANVAAPIDASVAANIGSIDSQAAAVSHQDAAIDQNITGSADATAGQQSTIGQPPAQK, from the coding sequence ATGAACGACGACAGCGCAGCCGAAGTCCAGCCCGCCTCCACGGAGGCGCCGCTCTCCGCCGAAGAGCTCGCGGCGGAGTCCGCCACACCCCTCCCCGACAAGGAGGTGGCGTCGATCCTCGACCTCAACGCCGACCTGAACCTGGGACTGGGGCTCGTCGCCCCGGTGGACCTCGGCGTCGCGGCGAACGCCAACGTCGCGGCCCCGATCGAGGCCTCCGCCGGCGCCAATGTGCTGTCGGCCGGCTCCACGGCCGTCGCGGGCGCGGACCAGGCCGCCGGCATCCACCAGGGCATCGCGGCGGACGCCGTCGCCAACTCCCACCAGGTGAGCAACATGGCACCCGCCGCCGACACGACGACGGCCCCGCCGCAGTCGACGGCCACGCCCGGCACGATCACCGACGGGAACCTCCTGAACGTCAACATCAACGCCGCCGCGGACGCGCACATCGCCGCCCCGATCAACGGCGCGGTCGCCGCGAACGCCAACGTCGCTGCGCCGATCGACGCGAGCGTGGCGGCCAACATCGGCTCGATCGACAGCCAGGCGGCCGCGGTCTCGCACCAGGACGCGGCGATCGACCAGAACATCACCGGCTCGGCCGACGCGACCGCCGGGCAGCAGTCGACCATCGGACAGCCGCCCGCGCAGAAGTAA
- a CDS encoding metallophosphoesterase family protein: MRSRTRKLSLIAVGVVAATFLGTAAAVAAPAIDNGWPYASAAKAHDDKAYTLAAVGDIACEPNDSDNAGNPAALKCGSPSLGGYAAEFATAKQADAMKPDAVALLGDEQYQVGKLSDFEGSFEQAWGGLKFLEKPAPGNHEYYSYTKKGDNEAGQNGTGYFAYFNGHDQSGAPNTSGQAGDDTSANQGWYSYNLGNWHIISLNVECNSAAFNNDCSTTDNGLLAQETTWLASDLKSNRQECTIAYWHQPTFSATTAATSTVAASAPGAGGQEGQVADAWWKLLYADHATLVLNGHEHAYAHLKPMNPDGQYDPKHGIPEFIIGTGGEALDTLAKNADGSFANSNVVTGYDQGYGTMKLTLKEHSYSYSYTPALAGAGQPASALNYSDSGSGECK, from the coding sequence ATGCGTTCCAGAACCCGCAAGCTCTCGTTGATCGCCGTCGGCGTCGTCGCCGCGACGTTCCTCGGTACGGCCGCGGCCGTCGCCGCGCCCGCCATCGACAACGGCTGGCCGTACGCCTCGGCGGCCAAAGCTCACGACGACAAGGCCTACACGCTCGCCGCGGTCGGCGACATCGCCTGCGAGCCGAACGACAGCGACAACGCCGGCAACCCGGCCGCGCTGAAGTGCGGCAGCCCGAGCCTCGGCGGCTACGCCGCGGAGTTCGCCACGGCTAAGCAGGCGGACGCGATGAAGCCCGACGCCGTCGCCCTCCTCGGCGACGAGCAGTACCAGGTGGGCAAGCTGAGCGACTTCGAGGGCTCGTTCGAGCAGGCCTGGGGCGGCCTCAAGTTCCTCGAGAAGCCGGCGCCCGGCAACCACGAGTACTACTCGTACACGAAGAAGGGCGACAACGAGGCCGGCCAGAACGGCACGGGCTACTTCGCCTACTTCAACGGCCACGACCAGTCCGGCGCCCCGAACACCTCGGGCCAGGCCGGCGACGACACCAGCGCGAACCAGGGCTGGTACTCGTACAACCTCGGAAACTGGCACATCATCTCGCTGAACGTGGAGTGCAACTCGGCCGCGTTCAACAACGACTGCTCCACCACGGACAACGGCCTCCTGGCGCAGGAGACGACCTGGCTCGCGAGCGACCTGAAGAGCAACCGGCAGGAGTGCACGATCGCCTACTGGCACCAGCCGACCTTCAGCGCCACCACCGCCGCCACCAGCACCGTCGCCGCGTCGGCGCCGGGCGCGGGCGGCCAGGAGGGCCAGGTCGCGGACGCCTGGTGGAAGCTGCTCTACGCCGACCACGCCACGCTCGTCCTCAACGGCCACGAGCACGCCTACGCGCACCTCAAGCCGATGAACCCGGACGGGCAGTACGACCCGAAGCACGGCATCCCCGAGTTCATCATCGGCACCGGAGGCGAGGCGCTCGACACCCTGGCGAAGAACGCGGACGGCAGCTTCGCCAACAGCAACGTCGTCACCGGCTACGACCAGGGCTACGGCACGATGAAGCTCACGCTCAAGGAGCACAGCTACTCGTACTCCTACACGCCGGCCCTCGCGGGAGCGGGTCAGCCGGCCTCGGCGCTGAACTACTCGGACAGCGGGTCGGGGGAGTGCAAGTAG